Genomic segment of Panicum virgatum strain AP13 chromosome 2K, P.virgatum_v5, whole genome shotgun sequence:
CTGCCCAACCAAATGGCCTTCTGATTTTTTCACAGCTGTTTTTCCATGGCCCACAGCTCACAACAGATTTTTCAAAAGTCACAGCTCAACCAAACACATCTTTAATGTGCTTCTACTATTTATATTGTAACCTATGCAAGTATTGAACCTAATTATATATAGAGTAAATGTCACTGGCGGTCCCCAAACTTGTGCCGAGATTTCAAGTAGGTCtcggtactctcaaaatgcacatctaggtccctgaacttgtcccgagttctcatcccggtcccggtactctcaaaatgcacgtctaggtccctgaacttgcTAATCTATTTCATATAGGTCCAAATCTCCATAACATGCTCTCCAAACAGTACGATTAAGTGAACTAACAGGTGGGGCCCATATGGCAGTCACAGCGTCATCGATCAGAGCGTGTACAGCCCCTGACTAAAAGAACTGAAGAGAGAATGAGTAGTGTTAGCTTAGCTCTACTCAATGTTCAATAGCTGACAACATTCAGCAACGTCCTATTGGCTATTGCTGAATGTTGCTGAATGGTGTCAGCTGTTGAATATTGAGTAGAGCTAAGCTAACACTACTCATTCTCTCTTCAGTTCTTTTAGTCAGGGGCTGTACACGCTCTGATCGATGACGCTGTGACTGCCATATGGGCCCCATCTGTTAGTTCACTTAATCGTACTGTTTGGAGAGCATGTTATGGAGATTTGGACCTATATGAAATGGATTAgcaagttcagggacctagatgtgcattttgagagtaccgggaccgggatgagaactcgggacaagttcagggacctagatgtgcattttgagagtaccgggaccTACTTGAAATCTCGGGACAAATTTGGGGACCGCCAGTGAAATTTACTCTTATATATATACCAAATTGCTCGTGAAATTTTTTATTGTGCACCAAATTTTTATAGATTGTACCGAATACCGAATTGTATGTTAAAATTTTGATATGGCATACCCTAAGTTTCAattctagatccgccactgcctATACTGGTATATAAGCCGCAGCAAAACTCCATTCTGAAAGTCAAACCCTTATCCATCTCACAATTCCATTTCCTGTACTATTTTCCATGCTTCGTTTCACTGTCCACCTTTTCCAAAAGATTTCAATCTAGCTAAGATTATCCTAGGAGAAAGTGgtttaaaaagaaaagataaagcaGCTTTTGTTTCATTTGGAAGGGGAGACGCGGTTGTGCCTGCATGCGTGCTCGAGGCGCATCTTCTGGACTCTTCTGAGGACCAGCGGATGGGCGCCACGTGTGTCCCCCGATCGACGTTTGTGCTCGTCATGATGCCATGGGGAGAGAACCGGATGGAAAGAAGGTAAAAGGCTGTAGGACACAGGCGATCCCCTTGACGGCAAGCGCGAAAAGGTTGGCGCGTGTCGATCCCAATTGAGTTTTGTCTCCATGACAATTTGAGAGCAAAGGTGAACATGTCATAAATCGTGCTACAAGGTTTCACACTGTAACTCAGGACATGGTGTCGTTGCTTATTATTCATTCATAAAAATACAGTACTTATTTAGACTTGTGATAGATAGTCCCTTCTTTTCTTTATCTAAGGTGACTCGGAAAAGTCTCCAATACTAAACTCTGGCCAGTAATATTCGCATACTATGTTGCCAACGACTACTAACTATTATAAACCAAATATCCTATTAAAAGTGGATTGTTTGAGATAGAAAAATGTACTTTTTAAATTAAAAGATACATTTATTCTATTGCTATACTGTTATTGTTTTTGTACTAGTATTTGTTTTTGGAAAAGTCCGATTTACACCCTctaactatcgcaaaagtccgattttcaaccttcaactacgaaaccggataaCATAGGCCGtacaactgtcaaaaccgggcaaatttggcccctggggtggtttttcattttgtgagaattaaaaatattcaattttacactaaaaaatttataagtaattcattttaagtcaaaaaattatgaaatgagtatcaaaagttttctaaaaatgtaacctatctattatcgcatgacttgtgagctattcagatctaatttttttatgtttataatatttggttgcttgcagttatgcctattatttttaataactaagattcaaatagagcaataaaagataggttacatttttagaaaaattttggtactagtttcatatttttctgatttaaagtgaattagttttgattttttagatccaattagatttatttaatttttatagaaaatgcaaaaccacctcaagggccaaatttgcccagttttgacagttggatggcttATGTTGTCTGGTTTCGttgttgaaggttgaaaatcagattttTGCGATAGTTCGAAGGTGAAATTTGGacttttctcttcttcttttttgtttttgctatctAACCTCTCTTGTAATCATGCTAGAAAGTACAaattaaagaagaaggatggaggCTGAAATCAACGTCGTCAACGGACGAAGCTTCATCGAGTACACAATCAGTCACAAGAGATTCCACGGGCCAAGCATGTCGGCCGTCGAGAACTATAGCAGCCTCCAAAGGACTCGTGTATATCTCACTTGGTTGGTTGGCAATGCCAATGCAGCTAGACAAGGACCGGTGATTCTCTAGAATCAGAACCAAGACTGCGTGCAGTACTATGCATCGATCGATCTTTAATTTCATCTGGAAGCTGCCTCCATGGACTTGAGGTTAATCTCAGACGGTCAAACAACGTTCGGACTCCGGAGTGAGGGATCAGAGTTGGTTACTGCGTGCGCGAGATGCTGCTGTCGGCATCAGTTTACTTTTCACTTTTTCTTCAGCGCATCAGTAAAACTGAATTATCCCAGCTAGCCAGGCCTACCAACTCCGTGGATGCTGTAGTGCGTATAGTCTCTTTGCCCTCGGACATGACTGTACATTGTGTAGCAAGCAGGAACATCGATCCTGAGGTCACGATGAGGTCAGCATGAAGCCTACCTATATCCATCCATGGATCCGATTGGTTGTGTTCATATATATAGCAACTGTCTCCCGTGTATCTCGCACACGTACGCTGCGTTAACTGCAACCCAAATCTCAACTTCCACACCGAAGTTGCGCGCATTTGTCGGTATCCGGGGAATTAATAACGCGCGTGCTGAAACTGAAATCAAAGCCGGTTGCATCAGGACGAAATACGCGCGCGTATAATTTTTTTCCAACGGCGTATTCGATTGCTCACACTCTGATCCGATCCGTTTATTTGAAGTTTGAACACACTGGCAATGCCCTTGCAACTTGCGCCCCGATCGACGACCGGCGTACGTGTTGCGACCGGTGATTATTCTCAGGTCGGCGCTTCTCGTGAGACGCCGAGGATCGACTCAGCTTCTTCAGATTCTCGAGGAAACGCTGGCCTTTGAAATGTACAGCTAGCTAGCGCGCCGGAATTGTTGACGACCTGCAAACTAAATGTTTCCACGACGAGTGGGGTTCGAGAAAACCTTATTGCAATCGTCGCCGTCCATGCGCCGCTGGCTCGCGGCAATTTGAAGCAGGTGAGTTTGAATCCGAAATTGTCCTGAGGAGACGTGTGAATTGGTGCGTGAGAATAGGGCGCCGAGGTTGGTGGAGACGGGTAGTCTaatgcgtgcgtgcgtgtgtgtgtaCAGCTGGAAATAATTAAACGTGTTCCTGAGATGATGATTAATTAGAAACTTTCAAATACAAGTATCAGGGGGGAAAAATGCAAGTGAAGGTTAAAGGTTTGAGCGAAATGAGCGTGGCCTCATCTACCTATTTGTATTTTATTGCTTCAGAGTGATCTCTCGGTACATGTCGTCAGCTTGACTTTGGCAGAGCCGCTATATATTGGCGGCGCTGAGTTGGGATGGGCATGCAAGCTTTGTACCAGTAAACCACCGCACCGAGGCCAGAAAATTTAATTTCGATGCCGGCCTCCGACCATGTTGCGGTTGTGGCCACATAATACACAAGTAAAAACTACATGCAAAAGCTTTTGCAACACCCGCACACTAATCACGTCACGATCCAAAATACTAGTACTACTTAGCCCATCTGGCCCTCAGTGGGCACTAGCACGCCTGTCTCAAAACAGGCAAATTAATAGACACACTTAGCTAGTTAGCTCAAAAGGAGGAACAGAGTGCTAGACTGCGCAGGGGagcggcttttttatttttatattttttaaaaatattatttacagaaatatattttcgatttcacattttacagttttatacccctaccgcccagcAGGGgagcggcagggggcctaccgcccggcaggagggcggcatggacctacatgtaaataaatataattttttttatgcgGAGGTccctggcgggagcctgccgcccccctgccatGCGGCAGGCACCTgccgcccggtggaggggcggcaggcaaCCCGCCCGCCccgcaggggggcggcaggctccctccaatataaaagctgagccccttccctcgcaccctcattttctgcccacgagatccagagaggggagagaggagggatgagagaggtaattccaccggcgaagccctgccggattttggatccgaaccgcaggtaaccaatatttacTTCACAATCTAGACCGATCAACACCATAACACCATATGATACATATCATGTCATTTTTTGGAGGCCATAGTTcgggggggcatgaagtcatctaggtcgtcatcccagttaacagaaTTGGTGTTGGAGGTGGTGCAGTTTGACTTGATGAACCTCTTgactttctctttctctcttttatggttctactttcatgtacaaggggaggaacatcaggtcttggaggccatggtttggggggcatgaagtcatctaggccgtcatcccagttaacagaacttggtgctggaggtggtgcagtTTGACTTGACGAGCCTCTGATTCTATGTAATTGcggaggccaagtactatcacctgAAGATCTTCCACGCCTCCTTCGTCTTGATTGCGGCAtgagtccaccgaagatacataccaatttacgaaaatttggtattgatttgttaatcacctccgtgtcctcggggtaatccttgcatataattacacaacaattttaaaatttacggaatatggattacaaatgacTATAGATATTAGATCCGAATGatagttaccttaatgtgcatctcatacacatcTGACCGCATCCATATCGTAGATGTACTTTGTACGAAACCAATAACATTAGGATGATTAGCTAGTTCACATAAACTCATATACATCTTACGGTGTTCTAGCAGGTtttcctttacatcttgcgttgtaatacctcgaaataatgtgaaatctttaaactctactaatttggacaacaccatctctatcgtaccatccgctaatggatccaacttcttactgattacaagatgtgtcatgatctcaagaattatactagatttttcttcggtccatgaaaatccaacagaattggaggcagcaattgccttatgctgcaatagcaataaggtactgtcattctaagtttactattctatatttcactatccaaaaactaaatctattctaattcataattattttagaaacaagtctataatagttgagaaatattggttacctgctgTTCGGAttcaaaatccggcagggcttcaccggtggaattaccttcctcacccctcctctctccctctcccctctctggatctcgtggatAGAAAATAAGGGTGCGAGGAAATAggctcagcttttatatttgggggggggggggagcctgCTGCCCCTCTGCTGGACGGGCGGGCTGGCTGccgcccctgccgggcggtagggatataaaactgtaaaatgtgaaaccgaaaatatatttctataaaaaataactaaaaaatataaaaataaaaaagccgccAGACCCGGGCCCTGGCGCTAGTGGCTGGACCCGCCCCAGCCCACTATCGGGCCCACCGCACCATGTAAAAAGAACTTCAGCGGGGGGCTGCGCTGGAACAATTTCAGGGGGCGGCCTAGCTCGCGCCGAACAAGGAAACCCATGTCCCTTGGGCCGGCTGAAGCAGGCTGTGAGGGATTGACCTTTGTGAGCCGTCACTCTCTTGCTACAGTGCTGCAATTGTTAATTTAATTGTCTAATCATTGATGGTCTGGTCGATCCAGTTGAGTATTTGTTTAGCCTGTTTTGATGGATCTGTGTTCTGCTGTTTAGTTCACAGATAATCTTTTCGTCAAATTTGCTTGCTTGCTGTTATTGCACGTTGGTGCATTTGCTGGTTGATCCTTACAAGTTAGTATCTTTTTTATTCCTTGCTCTCATGATTAGTTTTATACTTAAGCATTTATCTTAGCTAAGCCTTTTTAACCTATGCATGCCGAGTTAACTTGTGTTAACCAATGTTTGTGCCTCTAATTTTTGTTAACCTTTGCATGCTTAGTCTAGTAAGTTTTAGTTGCTCTAGTCTTTATGGTGAGGCTTTTGATCGGCTTATTGGATAAGCTTTGCTTTCGCTTGATTCTGTGATGTGCTAATTGTTGTTTCAACATATGCTCAGTCAAGTGAAGTTTTGGTGATAGCTTTGCTCGAGTGAATCACTATTTTGGCTTCCGCTTTGTGTTGTGCTTTGCCTGAGTAAATTGATTTTCACTCGCTTTCATTTTGTGTCGAGCTTTTCCTAACCGTTCCTAGAGTGAACTCGTCATGTGTTGACTAGTGTCATTTTGCCGGTTAGAAAAGAGGTGCGTCGGGTTGAATTCGGGACGTAGGCCCTGTTCTTTTGAAGAATTTTtaaaggctcccattcacccctccTCTGGTCGCCTGTCCGGTCCTTCAcaatctagggccaacacacaatCACGCGGCGAACAGTGACGCTACTTGCAGCGCCGcggcaccaaccggtcagatcggtacGGTGGACTAGTTAGACCGGTCTCGTCGGGGTGGCCCGACGAGAATCCAACAAACGTCTGCCCGGGAGGGATCCCATCGGGGCAGGCGCATCTTGGGTTGCTCTAGGCTCAGCAGGCCAGTTAGGGCGTCTTCAAACACtatggagacgaaggaagaacaacataTCGAAGTTGAAAAAGTAGGGTAAcgagaaaaagataaaaacgaTAAAGGTTTGTGTGAATTCGATTGGGTTGGatgccctcaatcggccgtgaccagATTAATTGTGATGTATACAAGGTTTGTGTGAATTGTCATTAGAATGAATTCACTCATGTGATGGTGATGCTGTAGCTGCTGCAGCCAGGCAGCTACGGCCTACGGCCCTTTGGGTTCACACACGCCGCCTCTCGCTCTCGCCGAGTGAGTGCTACTGAAGAAAGATCGCCCCCCGCGCGTGCCCGTCCGCACACGTCCGGGCCTAGAATTCCGAGAAATCTAGAATAGTGGAATCGTAGCCGACGTAATGGCGCACGCGGTTAGAAAAATCAATATGCTCAGCAGTTCGGTACCGCGCCACTAGCAAAAACCTCGTCGACCTCTTCTTCGTGGGCTTCGTGCCGCATAGGACGTGTTTAATCTGCGGTGTTCTTTAGCACCAATACTGCCACTGAGATGAAACAAATGGTCCATCTATCACTGGGAATTGAAAAGGAAGCGCTGGGGAAAAATACTTGGGCTTGCCGACTGCAGTTGGGCGAGTTGCTGATGGCACCTTTGATTATTCTGCAGATAGGATCAGGAACTTCATTCATGGCTGGGGTGCAAATAATCTTAGCTGCGCTGGCCGTGAAGTGCTCCTCAAGGCCAATGCACAGGCAGTTCCCACATACCCTATGAGCTGTTTCAAATTACCTGCTCCGGTATGCAAAAAGATGAAGTCTCACATATCCAACTACTGGTGGGGTAGCTCAGTGGATAGCAACAAAATTCATTGGCAGCGATGGTCTAAGCTAACTACGCCAAAAGGAGAAGGCGGAATGGGCTTTCGTGACCTGCCTTTGTTTAATGAAGCCATGCTTGGTAAGCAGGGATGGCGCTTGATTACACGACCAGATTCTCTGTGTGCCCGAGTTTTAAAGGGGAAGTATTATCCCAATGGAGACTTTCTGTCAGCAACAAGGAAAAAGAAATCCTCGGAGACCTGGAGGGCGATTTTACATGGACGAAAGGTTCTTCAGAAGGGGATTATCAAGCGTGTTGGCCCTGGGGACACGATTAATATATGGAATGAAAATTGGATCCCAGGTATCAGGTCTATGAAGCCGCTTGTTCATCTGGAAAATTCACTGGTTCAGCATGTGGATGAGCTCTTTCTTCCCAGAACAAGAACATGGGATGAGGACTTGGTTCGGCAGTCCTTTATACCGTCTGATGCACTTGCTTGGAGCCATGAGAAGTTTGGGATGTATACTGTTCGATCTGCCTATCGCCTTCTCAAAGAGGAACAGATTCAGTTGGAGGCGAGCAAACTGAATGAGCCAAACTCATCTGATGGCTCCTGGATTTGGATGCGGTTGTGGAAACTGAAAATCCCGCCAAAAATACGGATCTTCTGGTGGAGGGTTGTGCACAACTTCCTCCCTACGAAGATGGAATTACACCGACGGCATGTGGAACCGGAAGCTGCGTGCTATACCTGTGGAGCTGCTACTGAATCTCTGTTTCATATAGTCTTTGAATGTCCGGTGGCAAGGATGTTCTGGGACGAGGTGAAGAAGCTGACAGGGATTAAAATTCCAAAGCTCCACCAGACGACTTGGGTGAAGGACTTGCTAACAGGTGATCATTGCTCTGTAAGTTCAGCTGAGTTGATCATCTGCGGGGTGTGGTCGCTGTGGACAGGACGTAATGCAAGGAAGCATGGCAAAGTGGAATGGCGTTCGGCGGCAGCAGCTAGGCACATATCTTCGATGCTTGAAGACTTCATTGGCTCTGGTACAGATACGTCCTCGAGGCAGGAGGTAACCCGAGTGCGATGGTCAGGACCACCCTCTGGATGGATGAAAGTCAATACGGATGCAGCGTTCTCACTGAGTAATTCGACCGGAAGTACTGGGGCTGTACTACGTGATCACAGCGGGAGTGTCCGGGCAGCTGCAGCACGGTTCTACCCCTCTGTTTCAGATGCTCTGATGGCAGAAGCCTTGGCAGTGAGGGACGGGCTGATCCTAGCAGCCGAGCAGGAGGCCACAAGGGTGGTCCTGGAGACAGACAATGCAACGGTGGCTACCCTTGTTCGCTCAGATGATGGATTTCGTAACGTTATCGCTGGCGTTTGGCATGAAATTAGAGAGCTTAGTATTTCTTTTGCTTCTTTTATTTGTACTCATGTTAACCGGGAAGGCAATGAGGCAGCGCACTTGTGTGCACGTAGGCCATCAGCGTTTTCACCGGTGATGTCCTGGGTTGGTGATCTCCCGAACTGGCTGATGGAGGTCGCTAACAAGGATTGTAATGTTGAGTCTTATTGATGAAGCTCTCTGATttgccctcaaaaaaaaaaaaactcgtcgGCCACACCGGGTCCAGCCGCAATGCGGCAGGTGCCCGGCGCCCGCGGGgtctccctcttcctcttcctcgcgACGCTGTGGTGGTGCTCGCTCGTCCCTCGCGCCGCGCCGGACCTCGCCGCGGACCGCGAGGCCCTGCTCGCGTTCCGGGACGCGGTGGGGCCGCATCTCCCGTGGGACGCGTCCGCGGCGTCCCCGTGCGGGTGGCTCGGCGTCCTGTGTGACCGCACGGGCGCGCGCGTCGTCCAGCTGAGGCTCCCCGGGGCCAACCTCGCCGGAGCGGTGCCGCTGGGGACGCTCGGGAACCTGACGGCGCTGTGGACGCTGTCGCTCCGCGCCAACGCGCTGTCCGGCGGGATCCCCGCCGACATCGGGGCCTGCGCGGAGCTCAGGTACCTCTACCTCCATGGCAACCGGCTCGAGGGCGAGATACCGGAGGGGTTCTTCGGGCTACGCTTGCTGCAGCGGCTCGACCTCTCCGACAACCTGATATCCGGCGGGGTCTCGCCGGAGTTCAACAAGCTCCGGAGGCTCGCTGCTCTTTATTTGCAGAACAACAGACTGAACGGCACACTACCGGCGGACCTTGACCTCCCGAACCTTCGGGTGCTCAACCTGTCCAACAACGGCCTGTCAGCGATAATCTAGTTGCATTAAAATATTCCTGCGGCTATTCCCAGTGCACAATTTCGTTGCATGATTTCTCCGTAGAATGTCTTGTCATCTAAATACATTTGAGATCGTGAATGAAACAATATTTTCAAATGCAAAGTTTCATTTCACAATTTCATAGACTAAGACTAGTCATAGCTTTTAATTGTGAGGCAAGTAATTGGACACAATTGCATGAAATAAAACTCTATAACACCTAATGTTAGTTTCAACAAGTTCATAGTCTTGGAAACAGTGTACACAGAGTTTCATTCTGATAAAACTCATTTCCTCTCTTTCTTCATAATTATCTTGCCATATCATCACAAATTCTGATGTGTCACTATACTTAATGTGCATGAAACTTCAAACTTGCTCTGAGATTAGcctaaggccagtctcaatatGGAAGTGTCATAGTGCCATGGACAGTGGCGGAGCTGAGAGGGGCTGGCAGGGGCCATAGCCCCCCTAACAATATAACTTTTTTAGGTATCCCTTAATCTCAACTCTATTATagctcaaatttttatggacgTGGCTAACGTACGGCcgtacggccggccggccgtacgGCCTCTTTGTTTTTGGAAAGAATCGGGGCCGGCCTCTTTGTTTTTGGAAAGAATCGGATTGCAGCTTTCCTCATCTGGTAAAATAGCTGGCAGACTGGCCAAGACTAAATTTTGCACCAAAACCAGTCACAACCGCAAAGACATTTCTACCATCTTGATACCGATAATTGAACTCAACAATTGTAATTAAAAGCAACTTTAGAAATCTCACAACTCAGCACTTGTAACTAAAAGCAACTTTAGAAATCTCATAGGCAAatctaagaaaaaaaatgtaagcAAATTAGAGCATATACAAAATCATTGTACCCATCTAAATTCTAAACATCCACAGTTTCGAACCTGCAATCATATAGGTCATAATTGCCTCCACAGACATATGGCTATAGTAGCTGCTACAAAGCTGTGCATGAATCCAATCGATGTTTAGCGCTCCACATCTGCAGGGCGACTATTTGATTGACCAAAAATTGCTGACAGGATCATGGCGCTGTTGATGCTGCTGTCCATCCTTTTTGACCTTCACCAAGCCACATCGTACTGCAAGCTATTGCCTCAACATAGCACGCCACCAGGCCCCAACCTCAACTATTTAACTGGGAACAATATATTTGACTAATTTAAAAGTGAAAAATAGAATTATTAAGAAAGTATAACTTCCTTATTGGAACCAGttatttatcaaataaaaaaaagtaaaaatagcTTAATTGGAACAGTAGATTAGCCTAAATGGAAAACAATATGCTTACCGGATTCAAGAAAGTTTGTGCGCCATAACTAGAAACACTTAGGAAAAGTGCCTAGTTGCTCATATGAACAGAACTGGTGCAAATGGATGAAAtcaattgtcataattccctaTAAGAAACATGCTTTAAATGTATACACTAAAAGAGTATTTTTGTTGCAAATACGAGTTGTGGCACCAAAGCAAAAACAAATGCTCACAGCTTCATAAAGCTTTCTTTAATGATTAACATAATCAACATATGTAGCAAATGATTCTATATCAGGGAATGATACTTTTCATACTAATTAATACTTTGCCGAACTAAAACATTATGTTGCGTAAATAGTAATACTGATTTGCATATCAAAGAATGATACTTTCCTAATTGAGTTTTTTTCCTAATTCATGAATGTAGGTTGCTTATCAGTAActagaaaaaaatagaagaaaaaactATATTTGTAATAACCATAGTTTTGAAAATCGTCGATTAGGACACGCCTAGTCGCGCCTAGAAGCTAGTCTATGGCCTGGCGCCTGGACTAGGGGGGTAGTCGGGCCTCAAGTCGAGCTACAGTGTTGCTGCCTGTCGCTAGTCTATGGCCTGCTGTCCCTTCATGTTTGTGTTTACAAAAGGCTACCATATTGGCTGCTGAAATGCTGATAATGGAGGGG
This window contains:
- the LOC120695334 gene encoding probable inactive receptor kinase RLK902, with the protein product MRQVPGARGVSLFLFLATLWWCSLVPRAAPDLAADREALLAFRDAVGPHLPWDASAASPCGWLGVLCDRTGARVVQLRLPGANLAGAVPLGTLGNLTALWTLSLRANALSGGIPADIGACAELRYLYLHGNRLEGEIPEGFFGLRLLQRLDLSDNLISGGVSPEFNKLRRLAALYLQNNRLNGTLPADLDLPNLRVLNLSNNGLSAII